The Winogradskyella schleiferi genome contains the following window.
AAAGTTTTCCTTCAGCAGAAACGATATAAGCTTCATCTGTATTTAAACCAGATAAAACTTCTACTTGGTCGCCAAACGTTCTACCTAAACGTAACCAACGCAATAAAGCTGTGTTACTCTGACTTACCGTATAAACTCCAGATAATTGACCGTTGGTAACAATCGCTTCACTTGGAATTAAAACCATTTCCGATTTTGCTTTTCTTTCCACAGGAAATTGAACTGTTGTAAACATTCCTGATAAGATGTTAGCCTCTGTTTTGTCTAAATCGATTTTTACTAAATATTGTCCACCTGTATTTTTTGCAGATGTACTTACTTCAGCTACTTTTCCTTTTAAAGTTTGATTAATAGATTTTACTAAAACATCAACCGTAGAACCTCTTTCAATTTCAGAAATTTCAGATTCAGGTACCATTGCCATCACTTCAAAATTTTCTGGTGTCTCCATACTAATTAATGGCTCTCCTGGATTTGCCATATTTCCCGCCTCTACATTTTTACTTGTAATGGTTCCGCTAAATGGTGCCGTAATATTACTATAAGTGAATTGTGCGTTAATTTCGTTTTTCATTTGATTTGCCGATTCCAATCGTGCTTTTGCCATTTCAAAATTAGCCGTCATATCATCCATTTCTTTTTGAGAGGCACTATTCTCAGCAAATAAATTTTTGAAACGATTATAATCTTTTTGTGCATTGTTAAAAGCAGCTGTTGCTTCATTAATTCCTGCATTTACTTGTGCGCGTTTGGCTTGTAAATCAGCATTATTAATAGAAACCAATAATTGACCTTTACGTACTTTGTCTCCAACATTAACATGCACTTTATTAACATAACCCATCATTCTCGTACTTAAATCCGCACTATTCACAGCCTGAATTTTTCCGCTTACAGCCAAAAACGGACTGTTAGTATTGGTTTCCACCTGACTCGTTTTTACTGTAATTGCTGGTGAATTATCTTCAACGGCGTTTTTGTCTTCGCCTCCGCAACTCGTAAATAACAAGGCTAAAGAAAATGCTACTATGGTATATATTTTTTTATTCATTTTATGTCTTTTTTTAGTTAGATTATTAGTCTTTACTCTTGGTTCATTTATCTTGTTTCTCTTTTTATTCTTTTGTTAAAAACTGTAAATATGCTTGTGCGTAATTGTATTCAAAAATGGTTTGGTAATATTCTAATTGCTTTTGTGCGTATTGCGTTTCAGCAATTAACAAATCGGATGTTTTTTCCAATCCTTCCTTAAATCTATTCGTTCTTATTCTTAGTGATTCTTCAGATTGTTCTAAGGCTAATGAATTTAACTTTAGTTTGTTTTCAGCATCAATAAAAGCACGTTTTGCTTTGTTTAATTCTAAATTGCTTTGCGAAACGTATTGTTTGTATTCTAATTTCGATTGTTCATATTCAGCTTTACTTTTTTGCGCTTTTCCAAAACGTTTAGAGCCTTGAAAAATATCCCAACTTAATTGTGCGCCAAATAAATACCCATTGGCATCAGCTTGAAAAATTTGATCATCATACAACTCATAACTACCGAAAGCGTTCAATCGAGGTAAGAATGTCATTTTATCAGCTTTATTCATGGCTTTATAGGCATTGGATGCTAATTCCATCGCTTTAATATCTGATCGGTTTTCTGAAATTGTTTTGTCTTCCATTTCAAAAGTTGAAACCGTTAATTCATCTGTTGGTGTGTAGATCACGTACTTTTCATCATTCATTAAAAATGATAGATAATTAGAGGCATTTTGCACATTACTTTTTGCGGTTTGTAATTGATTTTGAACTTCAGTAACGCGCACTTCAACATTCAACACGTCGGCACGTTGCAAATACCCTTGTTTGAAACTATTATCTGCTAATCTTTTATTGGCATTGGCTGCTTCTAATGCTGTTTCTAAAACATCAACAGCTTTATACGCCAATTGTAATTGCATATAGGCTTTGTCAACTTCAAACGCTAAATAATCTTGAGTGCGTTCGGTCTTTAAAGACATGGCTTCCATTTTAGATTTGGCAGCCTTACGTTGGTACATGCCATCAAAATTGAGTAATGGTTGTTGAATTTCAAACTTTGTTGCGTAATTTTCAATCTGCGAAGGATCGTTTAATAATGCAGGATTGAAATCATTTTGCGTTAAAATCTCCTGGTTCAATTTAGACCCAAACGCCATCAATGGATTTGTAGTTGCTATAGCAGTATGACTTGCTGTGATGTTTGGCAGGAATACCGCATTGGTTTGCCTGTAATCTGCTCTGGCTTGATTGAATTCTTCTTCTGAAATTTTAAGGCTTGTATTTTTCTCAGTAACCTTAGTTTGTACTTCTATTTTAGATATTGGAACAAGTTCTTGTGCTTTCACAACAAATACAAAAGCCAAAAATCCTAATGTTATATAAATATGCTTTTTCATTAATTTTCAATTTATGGTGCAAACTTAGTTGAAAGTTGAAGTGATGTTTGTAACCAATGTTACTTGGCGTTCGTTTTTATGATTAGCTATTCTAATTTCAGGTTTTAGAAATAATGGAATGAGAATTAATAAAGCACATAGGATTGCAAAACCAACTGCTATAATTCTTTTAGTCAATTTCACTTTTATAATTTTTTGATAAACGGCGACAACGACTTTCCAGTGCAAAAGAATATGTAATACCAATAAACCAACCAAAATAAAACTCAATACAAGATGAACCGTTCCCCATTGATGTCTATCTAATCCTAAAAAATAAAGTTCTACGTTTTTTCCATAAACTTCCTTTCGATCCTGACCGGATAAAAGTGTATACTTCATTAGAAAACCAATACCAACAATTGCAGACATAAATAATGTCATGGTTGCATTTAGTATAAAATTCCAGAAGGATTTCCGTTTTGCTTTGACAGACTTTTTCATTGTATAAACACGTTTTTGACTTGTAATTAAAGGTATTTACAATACAAAAATGCTACAATGATATTCATCAGATAATTTATAAGAATAAGCCTAAAAAAACCACAAAAAAAAGAGCGCTTCAGAAATATTTTAATCACGGTTTAATTACATTGTTCTTGATCACCGGTAATAATTAAATCGAATTCTTCTTGAGAAAGAAACTGAGGTGCATAAGTGTTGCCACTATTTTCAATGCCATTAATAAAGCTTCGTAAATGATTTCTAGAACCACACTGTAGGTTTTCAAATACAGCAATTAAATCCTCATTTTCACTAGCATCTAAATATTCTTGTAAATCTTTGATATCTAAATCTTCTATTGTTGCTCCTATTTCCAAAGCACTAGCCACACTAAAAGCGCCATCGATTTCAAATTGATCATATAGATTTTGAAGGTTTTGGTTTTCAAATTCGCCAATGGGCTGTATGGCATATTCGATATTGTTCTGAATCAATAAATTTTCGACTAAATTCATATGTGCTTGCTCACTGTTTTTAATATTGGCAAACTGATTTATAGACCATAAATCATTTAAATAGGTATAAGTATCTCTGGCTAATTTTTCTTCTTCGAGCATAAATAACAAAGCAGCTTTATCATCTTCTAATAGAGTTTGGTTTGTTGGGTCAACATTAAAATCGTCATTATCATCGCTGCAAGAGGAAAAAATGACGACTGAAAAGACTAAAATTAATATAGGTATGACGCGGAACACTACTGGCTTTTTCATTTTCTTAAAATTTAGATTTATTAATAAATTTAGACAATAAATAGAAGACTATCAGTAACTTATGTTACATAAAAAAGGCACTTATAAATACTTATAAATGCCTTTTCACTAACCAACCAAAAACTGACAACCACATCAGTTTACTTTTCTCGAGCCTCCATGTCCTCCAGCAACAACAAGCATTATTTTTATACTCAAATAAATGAACTTGAAAAACTGAATGATCAGATTCATCATTTTAAATCTTTAATATTTTGAAATTAGGTTATTAAACAAGTTTTTGAAATGATATTAATCACTTCAAAATTCCGAATAAACTGATTAAAGACTTACTGTAAAGATGTTTATTTTCAACGAAAGCCATTGTAACTTTTGTTACCAGAACAAGTTAGAAACATAACAAAATTAGTTTTGAATGGCTTATTCATATTACATTTTAAAACAAAACTAAAATCAAGCTGATTTTGGAAGAAAACCCATTATGTATCCTGGCAGAAATTTTTCAGCATTTTTACCATTTAAATTTTAGACCTATTACAAAAAAAGAGGGTAGTTAATTATTGACTACCCTCTTTTCAAATATATAATTAAGTTTTAATTAATACTCTGTGTTATTGTCTTCATTAAGTTTGTTAGACTCTTCCGTGCTTTTACCTTTAGACATAAAATTAATTAGTATGCCTACCAATGTAATACAAACCAATGCGAAAATCACAATCATTACCACGCCATTGGTCCAACTATATAATGCTATTAATGAATTAATCATATTTAGGTTGATTTAGTTTTGATAGGGTAAAATTAAGAACTATAATTTTTTAGAAAGATGACATTTGTCAGTAATTACAAAAATATTCCTATTAATTTTTCTAAATGCCTGAATGATTAGACCATTTTTAAGCATTGTTTATAATATTTATAAGCTCTTCTTTTTGAAGAACGCCAGACTGCCTCCATACTTGTTTGCCATTTTTAAACAACAACATGGTTGGTACTCCTCTTACTTGATATTTTGACGCTAATGCTTGATTTTTATCCACATCTATTTTTATAATAGACACACGTTCACCCAAACTATCCTTCACTTGTTTTAAAATTGGAGCTAACATTTTGCACGGCCCACACCAGTCTGCAAAAAAATCCACTAAAACGGGTTCATCTTGGTTTATTAATTCTGAAAATTTACTCATACCTGACTTAATTTTTATTTATCGAAAGTGATACTCCAAATACCTCTTACTTCATTAACATCATAGCCAATGGCTTTATCCATAGGATATAAACTCCTTATTTTTGCTAATGTAGAATTTTCCAAAGTTTCATTTGGTTTTCCGTGGCATTGAAGACACATGGTATTCGTCGTAATCGGGTAATATACCCTTACGTTATCATCCGTTTCTTTTACGATCGGAGTTGCTTCTTCACTATTTGCCACCACTTTTTTAAAGGTTTTTATATACTCTAATTCTTCTGTATTTGCTTTATTATTCGGGTTTCTCGGCTTATCCGATACACGTTTGATAGTAGCATTATGCACAACAGCCATACTATCGGTTAAAGGATAAGCACGCTCATTACAAAATGCCAAGGCTTCTAAAGTTCCTTTCTTTTGAATCGTTTCCATTAAGTTTTTGCCTAAAACAGCTTTTGTCGTTAGTGCATACTTTAGACCACGTTCTCCATATGGTAAATCCTGCAAATTAGTTTGGGCTTGCTGGTTTTGCATTCTTTTTCCATTACCCATTCTATTTCCTTTTCCCTTTTCTTTCCCATTTCCCATACCTTGACCATTACCTCTCTCTTTATTAAAATGTGCTTCAAACCATTCAGGTTGTTCAATTTCGAAATCGTACATATACTCAGAAATTTGGGCAATGGTTTCCTCAGGAAAGGCTTGTTTCGGCATCACTCCAAATCGTTTTACAGCTCCAAACATTCTCGCGTCTTCTTCATTTGGGTTTTTAATCCATGCTTGCATAGATGCTATAAATTCTTCTTTTGTAGTATTATCATTTTTATAATGCTTTTTAATAGCAATCATAGGAGGACCAATTCTAATATCCTCAGTAGCCGTTGGACTATGACAGATGTAACAATTGGTTTCCATTAACTTTTTTCCTGGATGGTTAGATGCTTTAGAAGATTTATCTACAGAACTATAAGCATCATTGTTTTTTTTGCCGGAATTACAACTCATTAAAATCATCACTAAAACGAGCAATCCTATACCTTTTTTCATCTCAAATATATTTGAATAAAAGTACAACCATTTAGGTTTTTGTTACGTAACTTATGTTACAATCCACAATGGTGAACATCAAAGAAAAACGTATTTTTACTACCAAATATGGATTCACTCACACAAATCGTTTTAGGCGCAGCCGTTGGCGAAGCAGTTTTAGGCAAAAAAGTTGGTAACAAAGCCATTTTATATGGTGCTATTGCTGGTACCATTCCAGATTTGGATGTCTTTGCATCTCATTTTACAGACACCGTTTCGGCTTTGGCGATTCATCGTGGCTTTACGCATTCCATTGTATTTTCTGTACTCTTCGCTCCTATCTTTGGGTGGCTCGTTTCACGCTACGAAACCTATAAGGATTTTAAAGGTTGGTCTTGGCTATTTTTCTGGGCTTTTTTAACACATCCCATTTTAGATGCACACACCACTTGGGGAACACAACTATTTTGGCCTTTGGATTTAAGACTGGCATTTAAAACTATTTTCGTTGTTGACCCCTTATACACATTACCTTTTTTAGTGTGCCTGATTTTGACACTATTTCAAAAACGATCTTCGAAAAAAAGACGATTTTATAATAATTTAGGTCTAACAGTAAGTACTCTATATTTAGGACTGACTTTTATTTTGAAAAACGTTGCTTCATCTCAATTTGAAGACGCATTACTAAATCAAAATATAGCATACAACGAATTGGACACCAGACCTTCGCCGCTTAACACTATTTTATGGAATGCAAATGTGGAAACTAAAAGCGCCTATTTATTAGGCACTTATTCATTTTTTGATAGTAAAGAAATTAGCTTTGAGAGGTATCCTAAAAATCATGAGTTACTGGGAAGTCTCATTGAAAATGAGAACGTAAAACGTATGATTAAAATTTCAGAAGGTTGGTTTACCATAACCAAAACAGACGATAAATTGTACTATAACGATTTACGTTTTGGATTATTGAATTTAGAACCCAATTCCCAAGACTTTGTATTTAAATATGAAATTGAAGTTGATGACTCTGGCCATGTCATATTTACCGAACAAGAAAAAAACCAGCGCGACGGTAAAAAACTGATATCGAGTCTATGGAAACGCCTAAAGGGAAACTGACCAGCTTCAATCTACTTGCCTCTTAACCATTTAAATTCATTCGTTCTTATGACATAGCCAATCCGTATCATGCTTTGGGATTGTTGATAATTCAATAAGCCTTCAGCCTGGCCTACAAACCATTCTAGCATGAGGTATTGGTTGGAAATATTATTGCCAAATGGATTGAAATAAACACGCGTGCGAACAGAGCCTTTTGGGTCTAAGTTTAAGCCTTTTCTAAAGCGTAAATCAAAAAACAGTTTGTCTTTTTTTATGATATGAGACAGGTTAATCTGTCCTAAACCTACATATTCCAGTAAATCCGGATTGCCTTCTTTGTATGTTAAAGGTACCCATACCTTAAATCTACCGATCGTGTTATTAGCGACTTTTGTTGCATATTCCAGGCTTATTCTATTCCAGCTTCTGGAAGCAATACTATCCCTTCCGTTGGATTCGTGTTCAAAAGATAACGTTCCAATACCTTTTAACTTCTTGTCTTTATCATAAAAAGCTTTTCCTACAGCAATAGAAGGATTAAAATTTATATCACTAAACGGAAAGGATTCTTTGTAGATATTCCAGAACGATTTTTGAGTATAGGTTAAAAACAAATAGGTATCCCAAGGCAATTTACTTCGGGTCAATATTTGCTTAAAACTGATTTGATATTTAGCATCTGACGTGCTTCTATTGATGGTTTTATTGGTCGGAACTCCTGTAATAAAATAATTGTCCTTATGAATTGAAAAATAAGGTAGCTTAGCTATAGAATCATTTAATTCTTGTTTGGAATAAGCTTGGGAATTACAGTTTAGGCATATAAAAAAGATAATTATAAAGCCAAACCCTTTAATGAGGCGCTGAGTATCAAAAATTTGTTTCATGTGTTGATTATGAGTCTAATGCATTTCAATTTTCTATTGCAAAAATAAAGACCTGAAAACGAAATGCTTAACGCAAATACCATTGAAAGTATCTTTAAAAGATGAATTAAAAATTATGCGAACTATCAATTTCATAAAATCTCAATGCAAATGAGTTAAAACTATTACAAATAATGCTACCTATGTCCTTCACTAGGCATTTATCTTTAAAAATCAATTTTAAATCAAAATTAGATGTTTTTAATAAAAAGATGATTATTTTAAGATTGATTTTCAAATTAAGGCGTCGCTATTATGGAATTACCTATTATACTGGTTTTCATTATCATCGGAATTAGCATCTTGCTCTTTATTACGGAATTATTTCCTGTAGATAAAATTGCATTTTTCATTATAGTGGCTTTGGTATTATTACAATTAACAACGCCAGAAGAAGCCATTAGTGGTTTTGCCAATTCTGCTACAATTACCATTTTAGCGTTAATGATACTCGCCGTTGGACTTGAGGAAAATGGTGTGATTCAATTGCTTTCCGATGGTATAAAGAAACTGAAGATTTTGCCGCTTATTCTGCTTACGCCTGCATTTATGATTATATCCGCGAGCATTTCGGCATTTATCAGTACAACAGCAGTCGTCATTATTTTTATTAAAATCATCACACAATTATCTGAAAAATACGGTTTCTCATCGTCCCGATTATTAATGCCGATTTCTTTTGCCGGTATTTTAGGAGGTAGCTGCACCTTAATGGGAACGTCTACCAATCTTATCGTGAATTCCATTGCTAAAAAACATGGTGTAGAAGCGTTCAGCTTTTTTGAGTTTTCCGTTTTCGGAATCATATTCTTTGTAATTGGACTTGTAATCATGAGCATCGCTTCAAGGTTTTTACCGAAAAGCAAACAAAGTGACTTAAGAAAAGATTACGATCTTGAATCTTATGTATTCACGATAAAAGTAACTTCCGATTCACCTTTAATCGGTAAAACGTTTGGATCTATTCATTTTTTGGATGATAATGAAACCAAAGTTTTGAAATTAATAAGGGACAAGCAGGTTATCAATGATCCAGGAAAATACATCAAACTAATAGCCAGGGACAATCTGGTGGTTATGAGCAATATAGACAATCTGCAATCCTTAATTAAAAAAAATGGTTTTGTACTCAATGAAAAAAGACAAAACCATCAGAAAGAGAATTATGGCGATGGTATCGAAGAACCAAAAAGCGATATGAGTTATATCGAAGTTCTTATTCTTCCTGGTTCTAATCTTATTGGTAAAACATTAAAAGCTTTACGTCGAATTTCGTTTCAGGGTGCATTTCCTATTGCGATAAAAAAACGAAAAAATCTAAGGAACACAAGAGAACGCTTACTGAGAAAAAATATAAAGGATATTAATCTTAAACCAGGTGATCGCGTCTTACTTGAAATGCAAGAGCATAAAATTTCAGAATTATATGAAATTGAAAATATCGCTATACTAAACGAACATGAATTTAAACCCAATGTTCCAAATTCCAAACGCCTCTTGGCATTACTGATTTTGTTGATTGTGATTACGTTGGCAGCAACGAGTTTGCTAAGTATATTATCGGCTTCCTTAGTAGGCGTTGGCGCTATGCTCCTAACGAATATCATTCAACTAGAAGGTGTTTACCAAAAGGTCAAC
Protein-coding sequences here:
- a CDS encoding efflux RND transporter periplasmic adaptor subunit, whose product is MNKKIYTIVAFSLALLFTSCGGEDKNAVEDNSPAITVKTSQVETNTNSPFLAVSGKIQAVNSADLSTRMMGYVNKVHVNVGDKVRKGQLLVSINNADLQAKRAQVNAGINEATAAFNNAQKDYNRFKNLFAENSASQKEMDDMTANFEMAKARLESANQMKNEINAQFTYSNITAPFSGTITSKNVEAGNMANPGEPLISMETPENFEVMAMVPESEISEIERGSTVDVLVKSINQTLKGKVAEVSTSAKNTGGQYLVKIDLDKTEANILSGMFTTVQFPVERKAKSEMVLIPSEAIVTNGQLSGVYTVSQSNTALLRWLRLGRTFGDQVEVLSGLNTDEAYIVSAEGKLYNGAKISVQ
- a CDS encoding TolC family protein; the encoded protein is MKKHIYITLGFLAFVFVVKAQELVPISKIEVQTKVTEKNTSLKISEEEFNQARADYRQTNAVFLPNITASHTAIATTNPLMAFGSKLNQEILTQNDFNPALLNDPSQIENYATKFEIQQPLLNFDGMYQRKAAKSKMEAMSLKTERTQDYLAFEVDKAYMQLQLAYKAVDVLETALEAANANKRLADNSFKQGYLQRADVLNVEVRVTEVQNQLQTAKSNVQNASNYLSFLMNDEKYVIYTPTDELTVSTFEMEDKTISENRSDIKAMELASNAYKAMNKADKMTFLPRLNAFGSYELYDDQIFQADANGYLFGAQLSWDIFQGSKRFGKAQKSKAEYEQSKLEYKQYVSQSNLELNKAKRAFIDAENKLKLNSLALEQSEESLRIRTNRFKEGLEKTSDLLIAETQYAQKQLEYYQTIFEYNYAQAYLQFLTKE
- a CDS encoding DUF4405 domain-containing protein; its protein translation is MKKSVKAKRKSFWNFILNATMTLFMSAIVGIGFLMKYTLLSGQDRKEVYGKNVELYFLGLDRHQWGTVHLVLSFILVGLLVLHILLHWKVVVAVYQKIIKVKLTKRIIAVGFAILCALLILIPLFLKPEIRIANHKNERQVTLVTNITSTFN
- a CDS encoding DUF2202 domain-containing protein, translated to MKKPVVFRVIPILILVFSVVIFSSCSDDNDDFNVDPTNQTLLEDDKAALLFMLEEEKLARDTYTYLNDLWSINQFANIKNSEQAHMNLVENLLIQNNIEYAIQPIGEFENQNLQNLYDQFEIDGAFSVASALEIGATIEDLDIKDLQEYLDASENEDLIAVFENLQCGSRNHLRSFINGIENSGNTYAPQFLSQEEFDLIITGDQEQCN
- the trxA gene encoding thioredoxin, whose translation is MSKFSELINQDEPVLVDFFADWCGPCKMLAPILKQVKDSLGERVSIIKIDVDKNQALASKYQVRGVPTMLLFKNGKQVWRQSGVLQKEELINIINNA
- a CDS encoding c-type heme family protein; translated protein: MKKGIGLLVLVMILMSCNSGKKNNDAYSSVDKSSKASNHPGKKLMETNCYICHSPTATEDIRIGPPMIAIKKHYKNDNTTKEEFIASMQAWIKNPNEEDARMFGAVKRFGVMPKQAFPEETIAQISEYMYDFEIEQPEWFEAHFNKERGNGQGMGNGKEKGKGNRMGNGKRMQNQQAQTNLQDLPYGERGLKYALTTKAVLGKNLMETIQKKGTLEALAFCNERAYPLTDSMAVVHNATIKRVSDKPRNPNNKANTEELEYIKTFKKVVANSEEATPIVKETDDNVRVYYPITTNTMCLQCHGKPNETLENSTLAKIRSLYPMDKAIGYDVNEVRGIWSITFDK
- a CDS encoding metal-dependent hydrolase, producing the protein MDSLTQIVLGAAVGEAVLGKKVGNKAILYGAIAGTIPDLDVFASHFTDTVSALAIHRGFTHSIVFSVLFAPIFGWLVSRYETYKDFKGWSWLFFWAFLTHPILDAHTTWGTQLFWPLDLRLAFKTIFVVDPLYTLPFLVCLILTLFQKRSSKKRRFYNNLGLTVSTLYLGLTFILKNVASSQFEDALLNQNIAYNELDTRPSPLNTILWNANVETKSAYLLGTYSFFDSKEISFERYPKNHELLGSLIENENVKRMIKISEGWFTITKTDDKLYYNDLRFGLLNLEPNSQDFVFKYEIEVDDSGHVIFTEQEKNQRDGKKLISSLWKRLKGN
- a CDS encoding phospholipase A; its protein translation is MKQIFDTQRLIKGFGFIIIFFICLNCNSQAYSKQELNDSIAKLPYFSIHKDNYFITGVPTNKTINRSTSDAKYQISFKQILTRSKLPWDTYLFLTYTQKSFWNIYKESFPFSDINFNPSIAVGKAFYDKDKKLKGIGTLSFEHESNGRDSIASRSWNRISLEYATKVANNTIGRFKVWVPLTYKEGNPDLLEYVGLGQINLSHIIKKDKLFFDLRFRKGLNLDPKGSVRTRVYFNPFGNNISNQYLMLEWFVGQAEGLLNYQQSQSMIRIGYVIRTNEFKWLRGK
- a CDS encoding SLC13 family permease; translated protein: MELPIILVFIIIGISILLFITELFPVDKIAFFIIVALVLLQLTTPEEAISGFANSATITILALMILAVGLEENGVIQLLSDGIKKLKILPLILLTPAFMIISASISAFISTTAVVIIFIKIITQLSEKYGFSSSRLLMPISFAGILGGSCTLMGTSTNLIVNSIAKKHGVEAFSFFEFSVFGIIFFVIGLVIMSIASRFLPKSKQSDLRKDYDLESYVFTIKVTSDSPLIGKTFGSIHFLDDNETKVLKLIRDKQVINDPGKYIKLIARDNLVVMSNIDNLQSLIKKNGFVLNEKRQNHQKENYGDGIEEPKSDMSYIEVLILPGSNLIGKTLKALRRISFQGAFPIAIKKRKNLRNTRERLLRKNIKDINLKPGDRVLLEMQEHKISELYEIENIAILNEHEFKPNVPNSKRLLALLILLIVITLAATSLLSILSASLVGVGAMLLTNIIQLEGVYQKVNWQIIFLLAGMIPLGIAMTNSGADTWISNNLLAVMDGQPPLIVLGLLFGITMILSGVISNNATAIIMAPIAIAIASGLSLDIKPFLLTVMFGANFSFFTPVGYQTNTLIYGTGAYKFKHFLIIGGVLSLTLWIVGTLLLSMQL